The Planktothrix agardhii NIES-204 genomic interval GGATACTTCCGCTTTTTTAGCATTATTAAATAACTCGGATACATGGCATAAAAAAGCTAAGGAAATAGAATTATTTTTAAATCAAAATCGTTATCTGTGGGTAACGACAGATTTTGTAATTTTAGAATTAGGTGATGCTCTATGTAGTGTTTATTGGCGTTCTAAATTTACTAGATTTGTCAATGTCATTAGGGATTTAGAATCAATATCAATCATCCCTTTAGAAAAAAATTTATTCAATCAAGGATTAGCTTTATATGAATCAAGACAGGATAAGGATTGGGGGTTAACGGATTGTATTAGTTTTGTGATTATGCAACAGGAAAATATCACGGAGGCTTTTACTACTGATAAACATTTTGAACAGGCGGGGTTTATTCGTCTATTAACTTAATTAAAGGAGATTAAATTATGAATAATTTACTACAGGAAGCGATTAAAAAGGTAGAATTTTTATCTGAGTCAGAACAAGAAACCATTGCTTTATTCATAATTGAGCAAGTAAATAATATCAAAAAAAAGCAAAGTAAGGGAGTTTTATATAAGTTAAAAAACATTAAAATACAAGCTCATGAAAATTTTGCCGAAAATAAAAATATTTTAGGTTAATTTTTATCGGTTTAATTGTTTATTGTTTTTACTTCTTAATATAATTATTTTTTTAAAGGATATGTCAGGATGAATTTACCTAAAGGATGGAAATTATTATCGTTTAGTGAAGCATTTAAAGATAGAACTGGAGGACAGCAAAAAATAAAAAAAAATGATTATCTTGCTTCTGGAAATTTACCTATTATCGATCAAGGACAAGAATTTGTCGCAGGATTTACAAACAATCTCAATTTTCAATGTAATATAGAATTACCTTGTATTTTATTCGGAGATCATACAAAAAAATTTAAGTTTGTAGAAAAACCTTTTGCTTTAGGTGCTGATGGTGTTAAAGTTTTAGAAACTAATAAAAACATTGATACTAAGTTTGCATTTTATTATTTAAAAACTCTTTATTTACCTGATGTTGGTTACAGTCGGCATTTTCGATTTTTAAAACGGACTGTTATTCCTGTGCCCCCGATCGCATCTCAACGTAGAATAGCGGATATATTGGATAAAGCAGACGAAATCATCAGGAAAAGAAAAGAAGCGATCGCCCTTACCGAACAACTCCTTAAATCAACCTTTCTCGATATGTTTTATCGTAAAAATTTAGAAGATTGTCAAATAACTACTCTTGAAAAAATAATTTCAAAAAATAAAAATTCTATTAGAACAGGCCCATTTGGAAGCCAGTTATTACATAGTGAGTTTGTAGATCAAGGTATAGCAGTTTTAGGAATAGATAATGCAGTCAATAATTATTTTACATGGGGGAAACAAAGATTTATTACTGAAGAAAAATATAAACAATTAAAACGTTATACAGTTAATTCACGAGATGTAATTATTACTATTATGGGAACTTGCGGAAAATGTGCAATTATCCCAGAAAACATACCTATAGCAATAAACACAAAACATTTATGTTGCATTTCGTTGAATGAAGAAAAATGTTTACCAGAGTTTTTACATTCATATTTTTTAATTCATCCTCATTCAAAACGTTATTTATCTAAGTACACAAAAGGAGCGATTATGGATGGTTTAAATATGACAATAATTAAACAAATGCCTATTCCTTTATTTTCTATAAATTTACAAAAAAAATATAAAAATATCTTTGACCAAACTAATAGCACATTAGAAAAATATAAGACGAATTTACAAGAATCAGAAAATTTATTTAACTCCTTATTGCAAAAAGCATTCAAAGGAGAATTATAGATGAATAAATTTAATTTTTGTTTCCAAAATCAACGCTAATACCGTAGAAATAAAAGGTTAAAACCATGAACACCACAACAATTAAACCCATTAGAAACGAACAAGATTACCAAGCAACCCTCGCCAGAATTGAACAGCTAATGGAAGCGATGCCAAATACACCAGAATTTGATGAATTAGACATACTTACCACTCTAGTAGAAGCCTACGAAGAAAAACATTATCCTATTGCCCTACCAAATCCGATTGATGCGATTAAATTTCGGATGGAACAACTCTGATGTTATACTATTTAAAACGCCATCTCGATAGAGACAGTTTAGATTTTAGGTGTGCTTCAGTTGCTCCCAGTGCCCAGTCGCCTATAATTTATGTTATACTATATTATAGCTAAACAATTATTAATAGTAAAATGTCCACAACTATTCCTTTAACTATTAATTTACCCCAAGAACTGGTAAATGCTTCAGAAGAACTAATCAAAGCTGGTAAAGTCAAAAATTTTGATGAATTTATTGCTACTGCGGTACAGAATGAATTGCTTAAAAATAATCTTTCTGTAGATTCTTTGTCCGATGAAGATCCGATTTTTGGTTTAGGGAAAAATCCCGTTAACATTGGAATAACTGATGCTTCTAATAACTTAGACAATTATATTTACAACTCATGAGTTTAAATCATTATTTTTTAGATGCTAGTTATATCATAGCCTTAGAAATAAGAGATGATCAAAATCATCAAAAGGCAACTAAGCATTGGCAAGATTTAGACAAAAAAGATTTAAAATTGACTACTACCTCTTATGTTTTTGATGAAGTTGTCACTTTTTTAAATAGTCGTAACTTACATAGCAAAGCGGTGGAAGTAGGGAAAAGATTAATTAATAGTTCTGTGGTTCAATTTATTCATGTTGATGAAAAAGTGTTTTTTGACAGTTGGGATTTATTTCAAAAATATAACGATAAATCCTATTCTTTAACTGATTGTATTTCTTTTACAATAATGCGGCAATTAAACATTAATAATGCTTTAACCTTTGATCAACATTTTGCTCAGGCAGGTTTTCAGAAAATCCCTTAAAAGTTAGGGTGTTAGGGTAATCTAATTTATATAATATTTAAAAATACTATCAAATTTTAAAAAATTGTTTCCTCAAACTAAACCAGAAACATCGCCATGTCATCCAACTTTGACTTTTTAAAACCCGACTTTCCCGAAATTCACGAAAGTGCCACCCGTGTCGAAACCCTCGCCCTAACCGATAGCCGTGCTTGTTGCTTCTATGCCCGTTATACCCTTGAGCAAGCTGTTATCTGGCTATATGATCATGACCCCTATTTAATACTACCCTACGATAATAATTTAGGGGCATTAATCCACGAACAAACATTCAAAGATAACCTACCTCCTAACCTTTTCCCCAAAGTTCGTATCATCCACAAAATGGGCAATAATGCCGCCCACAGTAACGAAAAAATCAACGAAAAAGACGCAGATTATATTACTCAAGAATTATTCCATTTTCTCTATTGGCTTTGTCGCTACTACTCCCCCAACGGTAAAAACCTCCCTCAACTCCAATATATTCCCCCCGCTACTCAGGAAAAAGTTAGAAGTGATCAAAAAACCCTTGCTCAACTGCAAAAACTAGAGCAAGAATTATCCCAAGCTCAAGAAATAGCAAGAATTGCCCAAAAAGCACAGCAACAAACAGAAGCAGAATATAACCAAATTAAAGCAGAAATTAGTCAACTCAAACAGGCAAATAGTACCGTTAAAGATCACCATGACTATAACGAAATTGATACCCGTAAATACTTAATTGATGTATTACTTAAAGAAATGGGTTGGGATTTAACTCAACCCCATTTTACCGAGTATGAAATCACCGGAATGCCCCAAACTGTTAACCCCACAGGGAAAGGCTATATTGATTATGTATTATGGGATGATAACGGCTTACCCCTGGCTATTATTGAAGCTAAACGTACCCAAAAAGACGCAAATCTAGGTAAACAACAAGCCCAACTTTATGCTAACTGTTTAGAAAAACAATTTAACCAACGCCCGATTATTTTCTACAGTAACGGCTATCAAACCTATCTCTGGGATGATGGCAATTATCCCCCGCGCCTGGTGGAAGGCTTCTTAAAAAAAGATGAATTACAAAGGATAATTTATCGCCGCACTCACCGAAAACCCTTTGAGATTGTTTTACCCAATCCAGAAATAGCCGGGAGAAGCTACCAACTCGAAGCCCTGAAACGAGTCACCGAAACCTTTAACAAAAAAGCCCGGAAAGCCTTGCTAGTCATGGCTACAGGCACAGGAAAAACCAGAACTGCGATCGCCCTAGTTGATATATTAACTAGAGCTAATTGGATTAAAAGAGTCTTATTTTTAGCTGACCGCACCTCTTTAATTACCCAAGCTAAAAGAGCGATTCAGAAACACTTACCCCACGCCACGGCCATAGACTTAACCCAAGAAAAAGACGTAAGCGGTGCTGATATCATCCTCTCCACCTACAAAACTATGATGAATCGCATCAACAACGACAACGACATTCCCCCCTTGGTAAGGGGGGTTAGGGGGGTTAGGGGGGATCAAACCTTAGTAAGGGAAACTAGGGGGGAGCAAAAAAAAGATGAAATTAATCGCCTGTTTGGAGTCGGTTATTTCGACTTAATTATTATAGATGAAGCCCATCGCAGTATTTACCAAAAATATCAAGCTCTTTTTACCTATTTTGATGCTTTGTTAATCGGTTTAACCGCCACTCCCAGAAACGAAATTAACCGAGATACCTACGGCATTTTTGAATTAGAAGCGGGTAATCCCACCTTTGCCTATGAATTACAAGATGCGATCGCCGATGGTTATTTAGTGCCTCCCACGGGTATCAATGTACCCTTTAAATTTCTCCGTAGTGGGGTGAAATATGCGGATCTTACCCCAGAAGAAAAAATAGAATATGAAGAAAAATTCTATAACGAAGAAACCGGGGAAATACCCAAGGAAATTAACGCCGCCGCCCTCAATCGTTGGTTATTTAATATTGATACGGTGGATAAAGCTTTAGAAATTCTCATGGATTGGGGTTTAAAAATTCATCAGGGCGATCGCCTCGGCAAAACCATCATTTTCGCCCGAAATCATCAACACGCCCAATTTATTGAAGAAAGATTTAACTATAACTATCCCCAATATAAAGGCAAATTTGCCCGTGTTATCGACAGCCATGACAATTATGCCCAAAGTCTACTCGATGACTTCTCAGAAGCCGAAAAAGATCCCATGATCGCGATTTCTGTGGATATGTTAGACACGGGGGTAGATATTCCAGAAGTGGTGAATTTAATGTTTTTTAAACCCGTTTACTCAGAGGTAAAATTTAATCAGATGATCGGCAGAGGCACTCGTTTATGCCCTAATTTATTCGGATTTGGCAAGGATAAAACGGAATTTTTGATATTTGACCTATGCGATAATTTTGCTTATTTTAATCAAGCAATCCCCGAAAAAGAACAATCCCCGACTGAATCATTACAAACTCGACTCTTAAAGGCAAAATTAGAGTTATGGGACTGTTTAAATACCGCAGAAACTACAACCGTTGTGAATAATCCTCAAAATCGCGTTAAAGAGTCTCAAGCGTCCTATACTGTCGTTAAAAGTGATAATCTTAAGGAAAAAATACTAGATGAATTATATCAACACGTTGCCAGTATGGAAGACAATAATTTTCTAGTGCGTCGTTACTTAGAAACCGTTTTAACATTCCGTAAGCGGGAAAAATGGCAGAATTTAAACCCAGAAGATCGGCAAGTTATTGTTAATACCCTGATCCCCCTACCCAATACTTTACCCGGAGAAAATCCTCGAATTAAAAACTTTGATCTGCTGTGTCTGAAAATTCAGTTAGCCATCCTGAAAAATAGCCCAAATTTTGAAAGGTTACGGGATCAAGTCAGGGATTTATTAACCCGTTTAGAAACTAAAAAAACGATTCCTATTGTTAAGAATAAATTGAATTTAATTGAACAAGTACAGACAGAAAGATGGTGGCAAGATGTGACGGTTTATTTAGTAGAAGAAATGCGGCTAAATCTGCGGGATTTAATAGTGTTAATTGATCAACGGGATGAAATCATTATCTATACTGATTTTGAGGATGAATTAGGGGATTTAGAAATATTAGAAGTACCTAACCGTCAAACAGGTTTCAGCCGATCTCAATACCGAAAAAAAGTAGAAAGCTATATTTTAGCCCATCAAGATCATATTGCGATCGCTAAGTTAAAAAGAAATCTACCTCTAACTGATACTGATTTACAGGAATTAGAAAAGATGTTATTTACCTCAGAGGCGCTAGAATCTAGGGATAAATTCGAGTTAGTCTATAGTAAAAATGTTAACCTGAAAAGTTTTATTTTGGAATTGGTGGGTTTAGACAGAAACACCGCCAAACAAGCCTTTAGTAAATATTTAGAAAATAACAATCTCAATGCTAATCAAATTCGTTTTATTGAACAAATTATTAACTGGTTAACCCAACGTGGGGTTATGAAGCCCTCTCGTTTGTATGAATCCCCTTTTACTGATATTCACACCGCAGGATTAGATGGAGTTTTTAACAATGAGGATGCTAATAATATTATTACCATAATTCGCTCTTTTGATCAACCTATAGAAACAACCTTTTACTCTGCTTAATTGAAAGATCAGGTTTTTAACTTATTAAATAACTCCAGCTTGAAATATTTGTTCAGCCGTTAAACTTAACTCTGGAAAAACCAAGGACTGAATACAGGTATTTTCTCGAAATTGAGTAACTTGGTATTCTCCATCGACTAAAAAGTAAACAGAAATAGTTGGTTTTTTGGGATTACCAATAAATTTACGAGCACCCAGGGCTAGATAATCTACAATCCAATATTCAACAATTCCAATATCTTCGTACTCCCCATATTTTTTATAATAATCATCCCGCCAATTAGTGCTAACGACTTCAATCACTAAAGGGATAGACTTACCCAAACTTACAGTAGAATATTTCTTCCAAAAAGGTTCATTCACCAAATTAGAACGATCTAATAATAAGATATCTGGCGAATAAGCCGACTCACTTGAAGCTGATTTAACCAGTGCCGTTTTCGGAATAGAATAAGAAAGATGGAGGCGCACATATTCTAAAGTCAGTTTTTCAGCTAAAAACCCCACAATATTTTCATGTTCTCCCGTCGGTTGTGGCATTTCAATAATTGCTCCTTGATGGAGTTCATAGCGTTTGTTGTCCGGTTTCCACTGGATAAATTCAGCAAAATTTGTTGGTTTTGGTAAGGATTGAACCATAGTTTATATCAATTGCAATAAATCCGAGTTAGTAGTCATTTAAAAAAATAATAAGCATTTATATTTTAGCATAAAATCGACCTGTTTAGAAAGGCACAAGGTGGGAGCGTCCTCGCTCCCTTGCCGTGATAGGTTAAAATAGGTAATATTATAATAAGTGTTAGCTGATGCCTGTACTGCGCTTACACACCCTAGAATTGAGGTGAATTATGGAATCTGTTATTAAACTTTCGGCCGTGAATCCCCGTTCAATCGAAATTCGCTTAATTGAAGGTCGGGATGAGGCGTATATTTGGGTGAATGAAGGTTATTTTTCCTTAGTGACGGGGCAAAAACTTAATATTTCTTCTAGCTTACAAGAAGGGGTTAATTTATTAAACTTGATGATTAAGACCTATCCGCTTAAAGAACGAATTCTCGGAGGGTTATTTGGTCAAGATTGGTGTGGACGTTTTGAACTTTATATTGATGGAAAATTACGAGGAACTTATAATAAAAGTGGCGGTGAGCTTATGGGTTCTGGTGAATATACCGTTGCTAAAATTGAACTCAATATTGAAATCACTAATCCTCCTCCTCCCCCTCCTCCCCCAACCCCAACCACTGGTCTCACTGGTCCCACCATCGAAGA includes:
- a CDS encoding restriction modification system DNA specificity subunit: MNLPKGWKLLSFSEAFKDRTGGQQKIKKNDYLASGNLPIIDQGQEFVAGFTNNLNFQCNIELPCILFGDHTKKFKFVEKPFALGADGVKVLETNKNIDTKFAFYYLKTLYLPDVGYSRHFRFLKRTVIPVPPIASQRRIADILDKADEIIRKRKEAIALTEQLLKSTFLDMFYRKNLEDCQITTLEKIISKNKNSIRTGPFGSQLLHSEFVDQGIAVLGIDNAVNNYFTWGKQRFITEEKYKQLKRYTVNSRDVIITIMGTCGKCAIIPENIPIAINTKHLCCISLNEEKCLPEFLHSYFLIHPHSKRYLSKYTKGAIMDGLNMTIIKQMPIPLFSINLQKKYKNIFDQTNSTLEKYKTNLQESENLFNSLLQKAFKGEL
- a CDS encoding hypothetical protein (conserved hypothetical protein with helix-turn-helix domain), whose product is MNTTTIKPIRNEQDYQATLARIEQLMEAMPNTPEFDELDILTTLVEAYEEKHYPIALPNPIDAIKFRMEQL
- a CDS encoding type III restriction enzyme res subunit; the protein is MSSNFDFLKPDFPEIHESATRVETLALTDSRACCFYARYTLEQAVIWLYDHDPYLILPYDNNLGALIHEQTFKDNLPPNLFPKVRIIHKMGNNAAHSNEKINEKDADYITQELFHFLYWLCRYYSPNGKNLPQLQYIPPATQEKVRSDQKTLAQLQKLEQELSQAQEIARIAQKAQQQTEAEYNQIKAEISQLKQANSTVKDHHDYNEIDTRKYLIDVLLKEMGWDLTQPHFTEYEITGMPQTVNPTGKGYIDYVLWDDNGLPLAIIEAKRTQKDANLGKQQAQLYANCLEKQFNQRPIIFYSNGYQTYLWDDGNYPPRLVEGFLKKDELQRIIYRRTHRKPFEIVLPNPEIAGRSYQLEALKRVTETFNKKARKALLVMATGTGKTRTAIALVDILTRANWIKRVLFLADRTSLITQAKRAIQKHLPHATAIDLTQEKDVSGADIILSTYKTMMNRINNDNDIPPLVRGVRGVRGDQTLVRETRGEQKKDEINRLFGVGYFDLIIIDEAHRSIYQKYQALFTYFDALLIGLTATPRNEINRDTYGIFELEAGNPTFAYELQDAIADGYLVPPTGINVPFKFLRSGVKYADLTPEEKIEYEEKFYNEETGEIPKEINAAALNRWLFNIDTVDKALEILMDWGLKIHQGDRLGKTIIFARNHQHAQFIEERFNYNYPQYKGKFARVIDSHDNYAQSLLDDFSEAEKDPMIAISVDMLDTGVDIPEVVNLMFFKPVYSEVKFNQMIGRGTRLCPNLFGFGKDKTEFLIFDLCDNFAYFNQAIPEKEQSPTESLQTRLLKAKLELWDCLNTAETTTVVNNPQNRVKESQASYTVVKSDNLKEKILDELYQHVASMEDNNFLVRRYLETVLTFRKREKWQNLNPEDRQVIVNTLIPLPNTLPGENPRIKNFDLLCLKIQLAILKNSPNFERLRDQVRDLLTRLETKKTIPIVKNKLNLIEQVQTERWWQDVTVYLVEEMRLNLRDLIVLIDQRDEIIIYTDFEDELGDLEILEVPNRQTGFSRSQYRKKVESYILAHQDHIAIAKLKRNLPLTDTDLQELEKMLFTSEALESRDKFELVYSKNVNLKSFILELVGLDRNTAKQAFSKYLENNNLNANQIRFIEQIINWLTQRGVMKPSRLYESPFTDIHTAGLDGVFNNEDANNIITIIRSFDQPIETTFYSA